Proteins from a single region of Pungitius pungitius chromosome 4, fPunPun2.1, whole genome shotgun sequence:
- the adamtsl5 gene encoding ADAMTS-like protein 5 isoform X1 encodes MSSTPLTRKLTLCRALTFVLLLLAPVSPSPPPQGVSTRRPSGEAPRARRQPLFRNEWAAWSGWSVCSRSCGSGASVRTRTCFTRNPAGGPCSGDPRQYKICNTKECPPSSEDFREMQCAAFNDRPLVAGNSFQWTTFHGGSNPCELSCLALGHNFYYNFGRVLDGTACGTEPGALCVSGRCLKPGCDSILGSEQQEDACMVCGGLNTTCLHHRSVYQSSRLEAGGPFGYNEVAMIPAGATHIRVTDNSRNYLALQNGRSQFVINGNWKINIPGEYNVAGTKLLYRRSADTWESFEVPGPTQEDLHLMVLATDRNPGIEYEYWLPPGKYALHHGRSPLREAQHSANYLPWDHPTPTTPTSTSRPPPVITRPHWYLRPLKPPHQPPHHNRPHQPILPRLEREENHRNLLPQPPPRRHCGKCRRVKGRGERQRQYCQKDFVFRGRVLGKLYLGEETRYDVQILHTYRNGFRLEHREFLWVPNVCDCPPLEEGRQYVLMVRRHINHERTLNRILLEEDSYAAPYRPREDALLRPLHRLCSNAGRHEATG; translated from the exons ATGTCCTCCACACCACTGACGAG GAAGCTGACTCTGTGCCGGGCCCTGACCttcgtcctgctgctgctggcccccGTCTCCCCGTCGCCCCCCCCGCAGGGCGTGAGT ACCCGGCGTCCCTCCGGCGAGGCCCCGCGCGCCCGGCGGCAGCCGCTCTTCCGGAACGAGTGGGCGGCGTGGAGCGGCTGGTCCGTGTGCTCGCGCAGCTGCGGGAGCGGCGCCTCGGTGAGGACGCGCACCTGCTTCACCAG GAACCCGGCGGGGGGGCCGTGCTCAGGAGATCCCAGACAGTACAAGATCTGCAACACCAAG gaGTGCCCCCCCAGCTCGGAGGATTTCAGAGAGATGCAGTGTGCTGCCTTCAATGACAGGCCGCTGGTGGCTGGAAACTCCTTCCAATGGACCACGTTTCATGGAG gctcCAACCCCTGTGAGCTGAGCTGCTTGGCGTTGGGTCACAACTTCTACTACAACTTTGGCCGCGTGCTCGATGGCACGGCGTGCGGCACGGAGCCCGGAGCGCTGTGTGTCAGCGGCCGCTgcctg AAGCCCGGCTGTGACTCCATCCTGGgctcagagcagcaggaggacgccTGCATGGTGTGTGGAGGACTAAACACCACCTGCCTGCACCACAGGAGCGTGTACCAGAGCAGCCGTCTGGAGGCAG GCGGACCTTTTGGGTACAACGAAGTGGCCATGATTCCAGCTGGAGCCACTCACATCCGAGTCACCGATAACAGCAGGAACTATCTGG CCCTCCAGAACGGTCGCTCCCAGTTCGTGATCAACGGTAATTGGAAGATCAACATTCCCGGCGAGTACAATGTTGCCGGGACGAAGCTGCTCTACCGGCGCTCGGCAGACACCTGGGAGAGCTTCGAGGTACCAGGACCGACCCAGGAAGACCTCCATCTAATG GTGCTGGCGACAGACAGGAACCCGGGCATCGAGTACGAGTACTGGCTTCCGCCAGGCAAATACGCCCTGCACCACGGGAGGAGTCCACTGCGAGAAGCTCAGCACTCCGCCAACTACCTCCCCTGGGatcaccccacccccaccacccccaccagcaccagcaggccTCCTCCTGTCATCACCAGACCCCACTGGT attTAAGGCCTTTGAAGCCGccacaccaacccccccaccacaaCCGCCCCCACCAGCCCATCCTGCCTCGCCTGGAGCGGGAGGAGAACCACAGGAACCTCCTGCCCCAGCCTCCCCCTAGAA GGCATTGTGGGAAGTGTCGGCGGGTCAAAGGTCGAGGGGAACGCCAGAGACAGTATTGCCAGAAGGACTTTG ttttTCGGGGCAGAGTCCTCGGGAAGCTGTACCTCGGCGAGGAGACGCGCTACGACGTCCAGATCCTCCACACCTACCGCAACGGCTTCCGCCTGGAGCACCGCGAGTTCCTGTGGGTGCCCAACGTGTGCGACTGCCCCCCCCTGGAGGAGGGCCGGCAGTACGTGCTGATGGTCCGCCGCCACATCAACCACGAGCGCACGCTCAACCGcatcctgctggaggaggacagcTACGCCGCGCCGTACCGACCCCGAGAGGACGCGCTGCTGAGGCCGCTGCACCGACTCTGCAGCAACGCAGGACGCCACGAGGCCAcgggatga
- the adamtsl5 gene encoding ADAMTS-like protein 5 isoform X2, with translation MSSTPLTRKLTLCRALTFVLLLLAPVSPSPPPQGTRRPSGEAPRARRQPLFRNEWAAWSGWSVCSRSCGSGASVRTRTCFTRNPAGGPCSGDPRQYKICNTKECPPSSEDFREMQCAAFNDRPLVAGNSFQWTTFHGGSNPCELSCLALGHNFYYNFGRVLDGTACGTEPGALCVSGRCLKPGCDSILGSEQQEDACMVCGGLNTTCLHHRSVYQSSRLEAGGPFGYNEVAMIPAGATHIRVTDNSRNYLALQNGRSQFVINGNWKINIPGEYNVAGTKLLYRRSADTWESFEVPGPTQEDLHLMVLATDRNPGIEYEYWLPPGKYALHHGRSPLREAQHSANYLPWDHPTPTTPTSTSRPPPVITRPHWYLRPLKPPHQPPHHNRPHQPILPRLEREENHRNLLPQPPPRRHCGKCRRVKGRGERQRQYCQKDFVFRGRVLGKLYLGEETRYDVQILHTYRNGFRLEHREFLWVPNVCDCPPLEEGRQYVLMVRRHINHERTLNRILLEEDSYAAPYRPREDALLRPLHRLCSNAGRHEATG, from the exons ATGTCCTCCACACCACTGACGAG GAAGCTGACTCTGTGCCGGGCCCTGACCttcgtcctgctgctgctggcccccGTCTCCCCGTCGCCCCCCCCGCAGGGC ACCCGGCGTCCCTCCGGCGAGGCCCCGCGCGCCCGGCGGCAGCCGCTCTTCCGGAACGAGTGGGCGGCGTGGAGCGGCTGGTCCGTGTGCTCGCGCAGCTGCGGGAGCGGCGCCTCGGTGAGGACGCGCACCTGCTTCACCAG GAACCCGGCGGGGGGGCCGTGCTCAGGAGATCCCAGACAGTACAAGATCTGCAACACCAAG gaGTGCCCCCCCAGCTCGGAGGATTTCAGAGAGATGCAGTGTGCTGCCTTCAATGACAGGCCGCTGGTGGCTGGAAACTCCTTCCAATGGACCACGTTTCATGGAG gctcCAACCCCTGTGAGCTGAGCTGCTTGGCGTTGGGTCACAACTTCTACTACAACTTTGGCCGCGTGCTCGATGGCACGGCGTGCGGCACGGAGCCCGGAGCGCTGTGTGTCAGCGGCCGCTgcctg AAGCCCGGCTGTGACTCCATCCTGGgctcagagcagcaggaggacgccTGCATGGTGTGTGGAGGACTAAACACCACCTGCCTGCACCACAGGAGCGTGTACCAGAGCAGCCGTCTGGAGGCAG GCGGACCTTTTGGGTACAACGAAGTGGCCATGATTCCAGCTGGAGCCACTCACATCCGAGTCACCGATAACAGCAGGAACTATCTGG CCCTCCAGAACGGTCGCTCCCAGTTCGTGATCAACGGTAATTGGAAGATCAACATTCCCGGCGAGTACAATGTTGCCGGGACGAAGCTGCTCTACCGGCGCTCGGCAGACACCTGGGAGAGCTTCGAGGTACCAGGACCGACCCAGGAAGACCTCCATCTAATG GTGCTGGCGACAGACAGGAACCCGGGCATCGAGTACGAGTACTGGCTTCCGCCAGGCAAATACGCCCTGCACCACGGGAGGAGTCCACTGCGAGAAGCTCAGCACTCCGCCAACTACCTCCCCTGGGatcaccccacccccaccacccccaccagcaccagcaggccTCCTCCTGTCATCACCAGACCCCACTGGT attTAAGGCCTTTGAAGCCGccacaccaacccccccaccacaaCCGCCCCCACCAGCCCATCCTGCCTCGCCTGGAGCGGGAGGAGAACCACAGGAACCTCCTGCCCCAGCCTCCCCCTAGAA GGCATTGTGGGAAGTGTCGGCGGGTCAAAGGTCGAGGGGAACGCCAGAGACAGTATTGCCAGAAGGACTTTG ttttTCGGGGCAGAGTCCTCGGGAAGCTGTACCTCGGCGAGGAGACGCGCTACGACGTCCAGATCCTCCACACCTACCGCAACGGCTTCCGCCTGGAGCACCGCGAGTTCCTGTGGGTGCCCAACGTGTGCGACTGCCCCCCCCTGGAGGAGGGCCGGCAGTACGTGCTGATGGTCCGCCGCCACATCAACCACGAGCGCACGCTCAACCGcatcctgctggaggaggacagcTACGCCGCGCCGTACCGACCCCGAGAGGACGCGCTGCTGAGGCCGCTGCACCGACTCTGCAGCAACGCAGGACGCCACGAGGCCAcgggatga